The genomic DNA CGAACATGGCAGCTCCGACAGCATTCTTCCTCGGCGTTTGCGCGGTGCTGCTGGCGGCCGCCGTCGCCAACGCCGACGCGGCTTCCGTGGTGGTCGGCCTGGCCAAGTGCGCCGGCTGCACCAGGAAGGACATGAAGGCCGAGGAAACGTTCAAGCGTCTCCGCGTGGCGATCAAGTGCAGGAACGTTGAGGGCGAGTACGAGAGCAAGGCGGTGGGCGGCCTCGACCGCACCGGCGCCTTCAGCGTGCCCCTGGCCACCGACCTCCACGGCGCCGACTGCGTCGCGCAGCTTCACAGCGCCGCCTCCAACGCGCCGTGCCCCGGCC from Triticum aestivum cultivar Chinese Spring unplaced genomic scaffold, IWGSC CS RefSeq v2.1 scaffold131085, whole genome shotgun sequence includes the following:
- the LOC123177080 gene encoding uncharacterized protein encodes the protein MAAPTAFFLGVCAVLLAAAVANADAASVVVGLAKCAGCTRKDMKAEETFKRLRVAIKCRNVEGEYESKAVGGLDRTGAFSVPLATDLHGADCVAQLHSAASNAPCPGQEPSKIVPLSEGATTFGVVAGAKTTATPSVASPECASAFCPSTTPWKKPRGGGHHKKKHNPHKPETKALP